A window from Parambassis ranga chromosome 13, fParRan2.1, whole genome shotgun sequence encodes these proteins:
- the LOC114445121 gene encoding odorant receptor 131-2-like: MAGNDSVLGGFVLRPINERVIIVQILVMIFLCINLLLIVTFFKKECFYLSARYILFAVTLLSDSLLLIISDILLILNFFDLTVDVWLCVIISIVLIVYSIVTPVTLTAMTLERYVAICMPLRHGQLCSTHSTLHGILIIHGLSSVPCIVVLSMFFASASLSFYKQYRICSVEMFSFYRWQDHIRSAVNQLYFLIMCIIIVFSYVKIMKAAKAASAENKKSTWKGLRTVVLHGFQLLLCLIQLWCPLIESAVLQIDFRLFINVRYFNYIMFNLAPRCLSPLIYGLRDESFSNALKNYVFFCLLKRDRLY, from the coding sequence ATGGCAGGTAACGACTCAGTGCTCGGTGGTTTTGTGCTGCGTCCCATAAATGAGCGGGTCATTATCGTGCAGATCCTGGTGATGATTTTTCTTTGCATCAACTTGCTGCTGATTGTGACCTTTTTTAAAAAGGAGTGTTTCTACCTGTCTGCACGCTACATCTTGTTTGCTGTCAccttgctgtcagacagcctgTTGCTGATCATATCTGATATTCTGCTCATCCTGAACTTTTTTGACCTTACTGTGGACgtctggttgtgtgtcattATTTCTATTGTTTTGATTGTGTACTCTATAGTCACACCTGTCACTCTGACAGCCATGACCCTAGAGCGCTATGTGGCCATTTGCATGCCGCTGCGTCATGGACAGCTGTGCTCCACACACAGCACTCTGCACGGCATTCTCATCATCCATGGCCTCAGCTCTGTGCCCTGCATCGTTGTCCTCTCCATGTTTTTTGCTTCGGCCTCTCTGAGCTTCTACAAGCAGTACAGGATATGCTCTGTGGAAATGTTCAGTTTTTACAGGTGGCAGGATCACATCCGGTCAGCTGTGAATCAGTTGTACTTCCTGATTATGTGCATCATTATTGTTTTCTCCTAcgttaaaataatgaaagcgGCCAAAGCTGCGTCAGCAGAGAATAAGAAGTCGACATGGAAAGGACTCAGGACTGTGGTTCTTCATGgtttccagctgctgctctgtctcatCCAGCTGTGGTGCCCTTTGATAGAATCTGCTGTCCTTCAGAttgatttcagattgtttataaaTGTCAGATACTTTAACTACATAATGTTCAACCTTGCTCCAAGGTGTCTGAGTCCTCTCATTTACGGCCTCAGGGATGAATCCTTTAGTAATGCACTGAAGAACTATGTCTTTTTCTGCCTGTTGAAAAGAGACCGTTTATACTAG
- the LOC114444999 gene encoding diablo homolog, mitochondrial-like: MQAVRQCSVCASRAAAGLLRNQTDLSLLQTNKSVFRREATCIRLLSSESTRPASQTLETNPTHMSMASLSVAHGLYAVSLTQQVENLSHDSLIRRAASVVTDSSCTFLSQSTLALIDAFTDYSKAVHSRIAFQRQYLVSLGKLTPGEEESLQQAIKSWRAEASERLKECKRYESTWINAVNLCYMAAEAAISSGAQQASISLRTNLQVAQSQVEEARKMSLDAEKKLAETKVDEIQRMAEYAAFLEDGDEHEIHEAYLRED; the protein is encoded by the exons ATGCAGGCTGTTCGTCAGTGTTCAGTGTGCGCCAGCCGTGCTGCTGCAGGACTTCTGAGGAATCAGACGGACCTCTCACTGCTGCAGACCAACAAGAGTGTGTTCAGAAGAGAAGCGACCTGCATCCGCCTCCTCAG CTCAGAGAGCACAAGGCCTGCAAGCCAGACTTTGGAGACCAACCCTACACACATGAGCATGGCGTCTTTGAGTGTGGCCCATGGACTTTATGCTGTCTCTTTGACACAG cAAGTGGAAAACCTGTCACATGACTCGCTGATCAGACGAGCTGCCTCTGTGGTTACAGACAGTTCCTGTACTTTCCTCTCCCAGAGCACTTTGGCCCTCATAGATGCCTTTACAGACTACTCAAAG GCTGTGCACTCACGCATTGCTTTCCAACGACAATATTTAGTTTCTCTGGGAAAACTGACCCCAGGCGAGGAGGAGTCACTCCAGCAAGCAATCAAAAGCTGGCGagcagag GCCAGTGAGAGACTAAAAGAATGCAAACGCTATGAGTCGACCTGGATCAATGCTGTCAACCTGTGTTACATGGCAGCTGAAGCGGCAATCTCCTCAG GAGCTCAGCAGGCGTCCATCTCACTGAGGACAAACCTCCAGGTGGCCCAGTCGCAGGTGGAGGAGGCACGGAAAATGTCACTGGACGCAGAGAAGAAACTGGCGGAGACAAAAGTAGATGAGATCCAGAGGATGGCAGAGTACGCAGCTTTCCTTGAGGATGGAGATGAGCATGAGATCCATGAAGCTTATCTGCGAGAGGACTAG
- the or95a1 gene encoding odorant receptor 129-1, translating into MQNVSELLFNTTSQKNLSVIIKVCVVIPFFGVFLCCIVIMLHIFASHRQFLDTSRYILFAYMMVNDTVQILSSVLLFLLVMAQVKFAIAYCIPLLFMSTATFLNTPLILATMSLERYVAIFYPLQPPAAWRSDRIWVIILSLWLISCIFPIIEFSIGTRNPAVNVLTPVLCKSVLVNTSPIQMLFKAAVSMLFFAVVAVVIIFTYLRILVETRKMRQDQVSVSKAMYTVLLHGFQLVLCMLAFTLPITESLIVISNWKQEDLAFFNYFCFILIPRFLSPLIYGFRDQSLWGYIRKMFLCCSHKVKPTGRGKLQDSLSAS; encoded by the coding sequence ATGCAGAATGTGAGTGAGCTTCTGTTCAACACAACTTCCCAGAAAAACCTGTCAGTGATCATCAAGGTGTGCGTGGTCATCCCCTTCTTCGGTGTCTTCCTCTGCTGCATTGTCATCATGTTGCACATCTTTGCATCTCACAGACAGTTTCTGGACACCTCACGTTATATCTTGTTTGCCTACATGATGGTCAATGACACAGTGCAGATCctgtcctctgtgctgctcttcCTTTTGGTCATGGCTCAGGTGAAGTTTGCCATCGCCTACTGTATCCCTTTGCTGTTCATGTCCACCGCCACCTTCCTGAACACGCCTTTAATCCTGGCCACAATGTCTCTGGAGCGTTATGTGGCCATCTTCTATCCCTtgcagcctccagcagcctGGCGCTCAGACCGGATCTGGGTCATCATCCTGTCTCTGTGGCTCATCAGCTGCATCTTCCCCATCATAGAGTTCTCCATCGGGACGAGAAATCCAGCTGTGAATGTCCTGACCCCTGTGCTCTGTAAATCTGTTCTGGTCAACACATCTCCGATCCAGATGTTGTTCAAAGCTGCTGTGAGTATGCTCTTCTTTGCAGTCGTGGCTGTGGTCATTATCTTCACCTATTTGAGAATCCTGGTGGAGACCAGGAAGATGAGGCAGGACCAGGTGTCTGTGAGCAAAGCCATGTACACGGTGCTGCTTCACGGCTTCCAGCTGGTGCTGTGCATGCTGGCCTTCACCCTCCCCATCACTGAATCCCTCATAGTGATTTCCAACTGGAAACAGGAAGACCTCGCGTTTTTTAATTACTTTTGCTTCATCCTGATCCCGCGCTTTCTCAGCCCACTCATCTATGGCTTCAGAGATCAGAGTCTCTGGGGTTACATCCGGAAAatgttcctctgctgctcacacaaGGTCAAACCAACAGGCAGGGGCAAGCTGCAGGACAGCCTGTCTGCTTCCTGA